The DNA segment AGTTTTAGGTTATTATAGCAGAGAAAAACAGGTTATCTCTTTTGAAGATGGTGTTAAAAGGATGACTTCTCTACCAGCAAAAAGACTCTCTTTGAAAGATAGAGGTATAATACAAGAAGATGTTTGGGCTGATATAGTTGTATGGAACCCAAAAACAATAATAGATAAAGCTACCTTTGAAAACCCACACCAGTACCCAGAAGGAATTAATTATGTTATTGTTAACGGGGTGTTAATTCTTAAAGAAGGTGAACTTGTTGGCAACTATTCTGGTAGGCTCCTCAAAAGAGCAGAAGCGTAATATTCAACGGTCTTCTCTTTTATAAAAAATAAGATTAAAATATTTGATATATTTTTATTATTATGTTAAAGTTATTAACTGTTTTGACAAAATTAAAATTTCAGGAGGTGTTACTTTATGGAAGAACTACTTTTTCACGCTCAACTTAGAGAAAACAAAGGCACAGGTGCTGCCAGAAAAACAAGATTAGAAGGGTTTATCCCTGGTATTTTATATGGTGCTGGCCATTCGCCTTGCTCAATAAAGCTTGAAAGAAAAACAACAGAGAGGATTATTAGGCAACTTGCTTCTCACAACGTTATTGCCTCTCTTGTTATTGAGCAGAACGGAAACGAAGAAAAAATCAAGACAATGCTTAAAGATGTACAGATACAACCCATAAAGGGGAATGTTTTACATCTTGATTTTTACAGAATTAGGATGGATAAACCTATAAGAATGCAGGTTCCTATACAATTAAACGGTGAAGCACCAGGGCTAGAACTTGGCGGTATAATGGAGCACGAACTCAGAGAGATAGAAATACAAGCCTTGCCTGGCAATATGCCTGAATTGATAGAAATAGATATTTCTTCAATGCAGATAGGAGATACTGTGCTGGTGAAAGATATTCAACTTGGAGATGATGTTGAAATAATAGATTCTCTTGACAGGTCAATTATTTCTATAATGGCTCCACGGGTAGCAAAAGAAGAAGAAGAAACTGACGAAGAACTCGAAGAGGCTTTACCAGAACAACAGGAAGGCGCAACTGAACCAGAAGTTATTAGCCAACAAAAAGCAGAGGAAAGACGTAAAGATAAAGATAGTCCGGACAAAAAATGAAGATTTTTATAGGGCTTGGCAACCCTGGGCTAAAATACCAAGACACCAGACACAATATTGGTTTTGAAGTAATTAACTCTATTAGGAACAAATATTCTCCTAAAGATGTTATTAAAACAGATTATTGTAAAGGGTGGATAGTATCAATAGCAGGGAAAGAAACTGTAATTGCCAAACCAAAAACGTTTGTAAATGAAAGCGGTGTAGCTGTAAAAAAATTGTATGACCGTTTTGGTGGCTCTATTGACGACTATATTGTTATACACGATGACCTTGATATAGAAGTTGGCAAAATAAAGATTGTTAACAATAAAGGAGCAGGAGGACATAACGGGATTAGTTCTGTTATTTCTGAACTAAATAGCAAAGATTTTTTTAGAATAAGAGTAGGTATTGGTAGAGATATAGAAGAAGCATCTTATATCAATTATGTGCTTTCTTCGTTTAAAACAGAAGAAAAACCTTTAATAGAAGAGGCTGTCAAACTTGCCACTATGGCTTGCGAAGAAATGGTTAGAAGTAGCACAGCAAAAGCAATGACCATTTACAACAAATAAGTAAAATTAATGACCCCTCAAATATATGTTTCCCTCAAAATATAGGGATGAAGGGGGTAAAGGAGAAAAAGAATGGAAGGAATAGGTATTCAGATATTTACAATTCTTAGCGCCCTTTTTGCTATCATTGTTACTGTTTTTCTTTCTAAAGGCATTATGAGAAGAAAAGAAGGAACCCCAGAAATGATAGAAATAGCTCAAGCAATAAGAGTTGGAGCAAAAGCCTATCTTGTTAGGCAATACAAAGGTGTTAGCATATTTTTTGCTATAGTATTTGTGTTGCTTCTCATATTAACAACATTAGGCTATATGAGTATTTTTGTACCTTTTGCTTTTATTGTTGGTGGATTTTTTTCAGCTCTAAGCGGATATATTGGAATGACCATTGCAACAAACTCTTCCGCTCGAACAACTTCTGCTGCAAAAAACTCTATAAACGAAGCTCTACAGGTAGCGTTTTCTTCAGGACTGGTTATGGGTCTTATAGTGGTAGGACTTGCTCTCCTTTTCATTGGAGTTGGTTATTCATTAGTAAGATGGACTTATCAGACTGATATTAATCAAATTGCGTCAATAATGGTATGTTTTGGTATGGGCGCAAGTGCACAAGCCCTCTTTGCAAGGGTAGGTGGAGGTATTTTCACAAAAGGAGCAGATGTTGGAGCTGACCTTGTTGGCAAAGTAGAATCTGGCATACCAGAAGACGACCCAAGAAATCCAGCAGTTATAGCTGATAACGTTGGAGATAACGTTGGAGATATTGCTGGGATGGGTGCAGACCTTTATGAATCTTATGTTGGTTCTATTCTTGCAACTATGGCTCTTGCTGTTACTGCAGGGTTAGGATGGAAAGGTATTTCATTACCTCTTGCAATATCTGCCCTCGGTATTTTGGCTTCTGTGATAGGTGCTTTCTTTGTACGAGTTAAAGAAGACGCCACTCAAGCAAACCTACTTATGGCGTTAAGAAAAGGGCTTTATGGGGCTTCAATAATAGTTATTATTGCTTCATACTTTGCAATAGCAACAATACTTCCTGACTATAAAAGACTGTTTGGTTCTTTGATTTGCGGAGTTGTAGCAGGGTTACTTATAGGATTTTTTACCGAGTATTACACTTCAGACGAGTACCCACCAACAAAAAATGTAGCAAAATCTTCTCTTACAGGACACGCAACAGTTATTATAGAAGGGTTGGCGACTGGTATGGCTTCTACTGCTATCCCTGTAATAATTATTGTTTTAGCAACAATAGGTGCTTTCCTTTCTGCAGGAGGTTTTAACAATACAGAGATAGGGCTTTACGGTATCGGTTTGGCAGGGGTTGGACTACTTAGCACTTTAGGTATATCTCTGGCTACAGATTCCTATGGACCAGTTGCAGATAACGCTGGCGGTAACGCTGAAATGTCTCATCAGCCTCCATTTGTAAGACAGAGAACAGATGCTCTTGATTCTCTCGGAAACACAACAGCAGCAACTGGTAAAGGGTTTGCCATAGGTTCTGCTGCATTAACCACTCTTGCTCTTATTGCAGCTTTTAATCAGCAGGTTGAAATGTTCGGCGGAAATATGGATTTATCTGTAATGAATGTTCGGCTTCTTGCTGGTATTTTTATAGGTGCTATGTATCCTATGTACTTCTCTTCTATGGCAATGAGAGCTGTTGGAAGAACAGCACAAGATATTGTTGAAGAGGTAAGAAGACAGTTTAAAGAAATTAAAGGAATTATGGAAGGTAAAGCAAAACCAGATTACGCAAAAGCAGTTGATATATGCACCCGTTCAGCTCAAAGAGAAATTCTTGTCCCATCAGCTATAACAATATTGCTTCCTATAGTAGTAGGTCTTCTATTAGGCACAGAAGCTCTGTTAGGATTGCTTGTAGGCGCTCTTACAAGTGGTTTTGTTGTAGCAATTATGATGGCAAACGCTGGAGCCTCATGGGATAATGCTAAAAAACATATTGAGGCAGGTAACTTTGGTGGAAAAGGAACAGATGCTCATAAAGCAGCAGTAACTGGTGACACAGTTGGTGACCCGTTTAAAGATACTGCAGGACCATCTTTAAATATCCTTATAAAATTGATGTCAATTGTTGCAATAGTTTTTGCCAACTTTATCGTTAAAAACTCTTTGTTTAAATAAAACTAATTGCTGTTTTTAGTATTACCAATTTTTTATAAAGTGCATCACAGCAAGTATTTGTATGCCATAAGTATTATAGTTTAAACAGATAACTTACTATGTGGAGAAAAAAATGAATAACAATGTATACGAACAGTCTCTCCTGTTGCACAAGAAAACAAAAGGGAAGATAGCGTTACAATCAAAAGTACCTCTTAAAGATTCAAACGATTTATCGCTTGCATATACACCTGGTGTTGCTGAACCTTGTAGAAAAATCAATGCAGATAAATCTCTTGTTTACGATTACACCTCAAAATGGAATACTGTTGCTGTTGTTAGCGACGGGAGCGCTGTTTTAGGGTTGGGCAACATAGGTGCTGAAGCTTCTTTGCCAGTTATGGAAGGTAAATCAATACTTTTTAAAGAGTTCGGTGGAGTAGACGCTTTCCCTATATGTATTTCAAGCCAGAAGACAGAAGATATAATTCAAACTGTTACCCTTATCTCTCCAGGGTTTGGAGGTATAAACCTTGAAGATATATCAGCCCCAAGATGTTTTCAGATAGAACAAGCTCTCATAGATACTCTTGATATTCCTATATTTCACGATGACCAACACGGCACAGCAATTGTTGTTCTTTCTGCTCTTTTGAATGCTTTGAAGGTAGTTGAGAAACAACTTTCAGAAGTCAAAATTGTTATCAATGGTGCTGGTGCAGCTGGTATCGCTGTCTCAAAGTTTATCCATTTTGCGGGTGCCAGAAAAATTATGTTGTGCGACACCCGAGGGATTATCTGTAAAGATAGAAAAGAGAATATGAATTTTGCTAAAGAAGATGCCTTAAAATATCTTATACCATCAAAAGAAGGAACACTTTCTGATGCTATGGAGCAGGCAGATGTTTTTATTGGGTTATCAGGTCCTGATACTGTAACTGGTGATATGGTTAAGAAGATGGCTTCTGGTTCTATTATATTAGCTTTATCAAACCCTGTCCCTGAGATTATGCCAGAAGACGCTGCAAAAGCCGGAGCAACAGTTATAGGTACAGGTAGAAGCGATATGCCTAACCAGATAAATAACCTGCTTGCTTTCCCAGGTATTTTTAGAGGGGTCTTCGATTCGAGAGCAAAAAAGATTACTGAAAATATGAAGTTAGCTGCAAGTAAAGCGATAGCTGAATATGTACCAGAAAATAAACTTAATGCTGACTATATTATGCCTTCCGCCCTGGATAAAGTGGTGCCTTTAAAAGTTGCAGAAAAAGTTGCTAAAGCGTGGTTAGAAGAGAATTAAAAATCATCTTCTTTTAATTCTCTCTGAGAATCAAGGTAGTTTTGTAAAATTATTTGAGCAGCTAGTTTATCTATAACCTTTTTTCTCTTTTTCCTACTCAAGTTTGCTTCCAATAGTATGGAATCTGCCTGTTTAGATGAGAGGCGTTCATCAAAAGGAATAAAAGGGATACTAATAGTTTTTTGTAAAAGAGAAATTAGAGCTAAAGATTTTTCTGTCTGCCCACTCATTGACCCGTCCATTCTTAAAGGTAGACCGTAGACGATACTTTCAATCTTGTATTTTTCTATAAGATGACTAATTTTTTTTACTTCACTACCATCTCGAACAATATTCTCTATACCTCTTGCTAAAGTTTTATCTTCATCGCTAACAGCTACACCTATTCTTTTATCTCCAATATCAAGTCCTAATATTCTCATTATTCAACCCTTTTTAAGATTCTCTTTACTATATTTGACGCACTTTACTTATCCTGCGACCTCTCTTTTTCCCTACTATTGTTTATTCCCATTCCTTTTCCGCCTTCGGCGAGATTGCCACGCTAAAAAACGGCTCGCAAAAACAGATTCAGGCAAAACGTAAGACAAAAGCCCCTCCCCCTACGCTACAATACAAGCTTCGGCGGACAAGCCTCATCCCATTAACCTCTCTGCAACTCCTTGGGGACTTACTACTACAAACACTCCAAGGGGAGAAGGCAAAGAAGGGGAAGGTGTATGCACCGTAGTACCAGAGTGAGTAAACACACATACGTCTTTCTTTTATGTATTTAACTGCCGTTTTGTGGCATTGCGAGGAATGCCTTCTAATGACGTGGCAACCCTCGTATTTATCCTTATTATTTTTTTGTCTTTTCTTTCGTTAAAAAAGTATGGATTCTGTCACCCTCAAAACTCTTACTGTCTCTTTAACATCGTGAGTCCTAAAAATCCTCCCACCACCAATATAAGCCACAACCATTGAAGCAAGAGAACCTTCGAGCCTTTCCTCAGTACCAACTCCATTTAAAATTTTGCCAATAAAAGATTTTCTGGATGTACCAACACATATAGGTCTACCTAACTTTTGAAACCTATCAAGTTGTTTTATAAGTTTAAGGTTATCTTCTAATCTCTTTCCAAACCCTATACCTGGATCTATAACTACCTTTTCAGGTGAAATACCTTTATCTTGCATAAGGTTAAGTTTTTTTTCAAAAAACTCTAATATTTCCTTGATAACATCATTATAATAAGGGGTGGTTTGCATATTGTCAGGTGTTCCTTGCATATGCATAAGAATATACCCACACTTGGTATTTTTTACTACAGATAGGAGGTTTTGGTCCAGTGAAAAGGCAGAAATATCGTTTATTATAGATGCCCCTGCTTCTATTGCTTTTTCTGCAACTTGTGCTTTATATGTATCACAGGAGATAGGTATATCGAGATTTTCTGAAAGAAGTTTTATTAGAGGAACAACCTTTTTAATCTCTTCTTCAACCAAAGTCCGACAACTACCAGGGCGTGTAGATTCGCCACCAACATCTATAATATCGGCACCTTCTTCCGCCATTCGCAAAGCAGTCTTAACGGCAGTATCAATATCTTTACACCTGCTTTTACTATAGAAAGAGTCGTCGGTTATATTAACAACACCCATAACCTTAAAACTCAAGGTGTTTAGTTGTACCTTATCTGAAATCTTCCATACATTTTTCAGCATTATGTTTTACAATTTACAATTCTTGCTCAGCTGGAACATAGGCGCTACCTTCAAGATTTGCCTTTGCAACACGCAACACATTGCCTCCTATAATCTTTTGGATATCTTCGTCTTTATATCCTTTCTGAACAAGCCCTACTGTTATAAGAGGCCAATTGGTCCAAGCAAAGGTAGGTTGAGCGGCAGCAATCTTATCTTTATCAACAACAGAAACAGGAGGAGGCCACAAAGATTGCCATCCTCGTCTACCTCTAGGATAATTTTTTATTTCAGGTAACTTAAAATTAGGTGACGGTTCTCTTTTAAGTGTCCCTGTTACATCAGAGCCCACGGCTACATGTTCAGGTCCAAATTTTTTTGCAACATAATCGATATGTTCCACAACAGCTTTTAAACCACAGTCTCCACCAAGAAACGAACTTACCCAACATATACCTATATAACCCCCTGTGTCAGCAATCGCTTTTATTACATCATCAGGTTTACATCTATAATGGTTGTTTAACGCAACACAACCTGAATGGCTTGCTACCATAGGTTTACTTGATGTTAATGCGGCCTCTTTGCTGGTCTGCCAACCTGAATGAGCTATATCCACAATCACCCCTGTCCTATTTAGTTCTTTCACAACAATCTTACCAAAATCGCTCAATCCACCGTTTGCTGCCTCTGCACACCCATCACCTATTTCATTTCTTCGGTTATAGGTTAGGTGCATCATCCTTATACCAAGCAGGAAAAACAAACGTATTAGGTCAAGTTCTTCTTCAGTTGAATTCCATCTTTGCAATAAAGGCACTGCGTTAGAAGAAAAATATAGAGCGTGTTTATTCTCTTTTTTAGCTTTTATTATTTCTGACGGGGAGATAGCCTTTATAACAAAATCTTTCCTAAAATCTGTAATATGGGTATGTCTTGTAACTCTTCTAAGAGTTCTAAGTGGCAACTGGTTCTCTTCTGCAGCGTTCTGAAAAATACAAGTAACTCCTGAAGCATTAAAGATTGCTTGGTAATCCTCCCATGCCTGTTTGTCAACAATGTTTTGTATCTGTCTCATATCTCCATTGAAATCGGCTATCTCTTCTGCAGACGCTCCTTCATCTATTTTTGCCTGTACGGCTGCATTATGCTTCAATCTCCATTCTTCGGAACCTTCTGCATATACCCCCAGAGAGTACGAATCAAAAACAACAGATTCATAGTGGAGTTTTAAACCGTGCTCAAGTTCTTTCTGAGTTGGCTTTAAAGAATCAAGAGCAGCTTGCCATTCTACTTCATTAATTCTCTTCATTGTACCTTTTCTCCTTCACCCTTTATTTGGGTGTTTTGGAAAAATATATTAACCTAATAATAATTTATTTTCTTAATTTCAATAGAGATTTTCTATAATCTTCTGCTTCCATATTTTCAAGTTCTTCTATCTCTTCTTTATTTAGATACCTGAGTTTCCCAGTTAAACATCCAACAAACACAGATTTTGCAACTTCTTCAACAAGCCAACTTCTTGTAAACGCTTCTTTTAAAGTTTCTCCAACACAGACAGCTCCGTGGTTTTTTAAAAGCACAACATTACTTGTTTCTAAAGATTTTGATACCTCTATTCTAATTTTTTCGCTCCCAGGTAAAACATAATCTATTATAGGAATTTCTTTACCAAGTAAAGCCACATAATCTGGAAAAAGTGGTCTCAACTCAACACCTGCAGATATTAAACCAACAGTTACAGAAGGATGGGTATGAACAATAGCATTAACATCTTTTCTTGTTATATATACCCCCAAATGCATAGATATCTCGCAGGTTGGTCTAAGGGTACCATCAATCTCTCCAGACTCAAGATGAACTCTAACCCACTCGTCTTCCTTTACTTCGTCAAGAAAAAATCCGCTCGGTGAAAGAAGCACATACTCTCCCACTCTTACGCTAATATTGCCACCTGGACCAGCTACAAGACCTTTTTCAACTATCTTTTTACCGTATAAAGTCAACTCTCTTCTACTTTTTTCCATAACATCCTTCTGGTATCAAGTATTAACCTAACTTAATTTTGGCAAACTTTCTTTTGCCTACCTTCAAAATCTGACCTTCCTCTACTTTTACTCTTTCTAACGGGTCGTTTATAACAACATCATCCAGCTTTACAGCTTTCTGTATAACCAGTCTTCTGGCTTCTGACCTTGAAGATACCAGTCCAGTAGAACATATAAGGTCTATAATCAAAATAGTGCCAGCATCATCACAAATTTCATTCTTAACACAACATTCAGGTATAACTGAAGGCGCTTGTTTTTCTTTAAAAATTCTATCAAACTCTTTTTCAGCTTGCTTAGCTTTTTCTTCTCCGAAATACTCTTTTAATACCTCACAGGCAAGTTGTGCTTTTGCCTTTCTTGGGTCACAAGAAATAATAGGCTTAAATTCTTCTTCTTTCACACTAGTCAAAAGCCTATAATATTCTTCCATCACACCATCGGTTATAGACATTATTTTACCAAACATTTCACTCGGCTCAGCTTCAACAGGTATATGGTTACAGTAGGATTTACTCATTTTCATCTTCCCATCTGTTCCCACAAGAATGGGCATAGTTATAACAACCTGTTTAGATTGCCCCATTGATTCCTGTATGGTTCTACCAGCAAGAAGGTTAAACTTCTGTTCAGTCGCCCCAACTTCTATATCTGCGTTTAAAGCAAAAGAGTCATACCCCTGAAGTAATGGATATAAAAATTCCTGCATAAAGATAGGTTTATTCTCTTTATATCGCTTAGAAAAATCGTCTCTTTCTAAAATCTGAGCTATTGTAAAAATAGAGGTTAGGTTTATCATATTTTCAAGGGTAAGAGATGCAAGCCAACTGGAATTATATACAAACTCTGTCTTCTCAAGATCAAGTATTTTACCTGCCTGTTCCCTATATCTCAATAGGTTTCGTTTGATATCCTCATCCGAAAGGATAGGTCTGGTTTCGTTTCGTCCTGTTGGGTCGCCTATTTTTGCTGTAAAATCCCCTATAAGAAAAAAGATTTTATGACCTAATATTTGTAGTTCTCTTAATTTTTTTATAGGCACTGTATGCCCAAGATGTATATCAGGAGAGGTAGGGTCAATACCATATTTTACACGTAGAGGAATATTGGTAAGGAGAGACTTTTCAATTTTGTTCTTAAGTTCATTCTCTTCTATGACTTCAACTGTATTTCTTTTAATAATATTTAACTGTTTTTCTATTTCTTTCATAATTTATATATTTTACACCTATAAGGCATTTTAGTCAAAAAAGCCATAATTATTCCATTTTGTTCACACAAACGAAATAGTGAGCATTAATAAAATGGTAATTTTTTGTAAGCCGTAAAACTTTTAATTTATGCTATTGTCAAGTATAATGTAATTATAAACAAGGGGGGGGAAATGCTCTATAAAAGGTTCTTCTATATAACATCTATATCTTTAATCTTTTCAGTTATTCTTCACGGAGGAGGAAACAAAATGGTAAAAAATATAAAATGGCTTGGACATGCCAGTATAAAGGTTGAAACAGAAGGAAAAAACGTTTATATTGACCCCTGGAAACTTAAAAACTATTCAAATAAAGCTGACCTAATTCTTATCACTCATTCCCATCACGACCACTTTAGCCCTAACGATATATCTAAACTTACCAAGAAAGATACTATAATAATAGGTCCGGCTGATGTTATTGAAAAGATTGCTCAAAAAGAAAAGAAAGTGTTGTTACCGGGACAAACTATAAACCTAAATTGGGTAACAATAGAAGGTGTTCCATCATATAATATAGATAAAGCGTTTCATCCTAAAAACAATGATTGGCTCGGTTTTATTCTTAGATGCAAGGAATCTTCCATATATATAGCTGGAGATACAGATTTTATCCCTGAAATGAAAGATATTAAGGTAGATGTAGCTATCCTTCCAGTAGGTGGAACATACACAATGAACCCAAAACAGGCATCTGAAGCAACAAACACTATCAAACCGAAAGTAGTTATACCTATCCACTTTGGAGATGTAGTGGGTACTATTGAAGATGCCAAGAGTTTTGAGTCGATGGTAAAAGAGAGCAAAGTAGAGATTCTAAAAATCACAGAATAAAAGCAAGTAGTCACCTAAACAAATATCTAATACCTTCTTGTCTTTATAATCAGAGAGCAAACCGGGCATCAACAGCAACAGCCCCTTTACCTTTTTCCATTACCATTAGTGGATTGATATCCATCTCTGATATTTCAGGAAAATCCATACATAACTGAGAAATTCTTAAAAGAACATCTTCTATAGATTGTATATCTCTTTCTGGCATATTTCTAAAACCCTTTAACATCTGGGACGTCTTTATACCGTTGACCATATCTTTTACATCGTTATTAGTTACAGGGACAACCTTGAAAGATACGTCTTTTAATAGTTCCACAAAGATACCACCCAGCCCAAACATTAAAAGATGTCCAAACTGAGCATCCTTGTTAACCCCAATAATAACTTCAACGCCACCTGTAATCATAGGTTGTATCTGAATCCCTTCTATCTTTGCGTCTTTTTTATATGCCTTTGCCGAGGTGATGATTTCCTGGAACACTTGTTCAGCTTCTGCCTCTGTTTTTACGCCTACCTTAACTCCACCCGCTTCTGTCTTGTGAAGAATATCAGGAGATACCAACTTCATAACCACAGGTAACCCAGTTTTAGCAATAACCGACTTACATTCGCCAACATCTTTTACCACAAACGACTTTACAGTATTTATTCCGTAGGCATCGAGAATTGCTCTACCTTCTATATCTCCCATTGTAGTTTCACCTTTTTCTTTCACTTTATTTATAATCTGTGAAACAGTTTGTTTATCTACCTTAAAATCTACTGTGTTTCCTTTATCGGACTCTTTCCACCGGTAATAGTCATACATACTTTTTAGAGAGGAGATAGCCCTTTCAGGGAAAAGATAGTTAGGTACACCGTTTTTCATAAGAACCTGTATTCCTTCCTCTATCCTATGACCTCCCATAAAACACCCTAAAACAGGTTTCTGATATTTTTTAGATATTTTAACCGTCTCTTCG comes from the bacterium genome and includes:
- a CDS encoding 50S ribosomal protein L25 → MEELLFHAQLRENKGTGAARKTRLEGFIPGILYGAGHSPCSIKLERKTTERIIRQLASHNVIASLVIEQNGNEEKIKTMLKDVQIQPIKGNVLHLDFYRIRMDKPIRMQVPIQLNGEAPGLELGGIMEHELREIEIQALPGNMPELIEIDISSMQIGDTVLVKDIQLGDDVEIIDSLDRSIISIMAPRVAKEEEETDEELEEALPEQQEGATEPEVISQQKAEERRKDKDSPDKK
- the pth gene encoding aminoacyl-tRNA hydrolase, which codes for MKIFIGLGNPGLKYQDTRHNIGFEVINSIRNKYSPKDVIKTDYCKGWIVSIAGKETVIAKPKTFVNESGVAVKKLYDRFGGSIDDYIVIHDDLDIEVGKIKIVNNKGAGGHNGISSVISELNSKDFFRIRVGIGRDIEEASYINYVLSSFKTEEKPLIEEAVKLATMACEEMVRSSTAKAMTIYNK
- a CDS encoding sodium-translocating pyrophosphatase → MEGIGIQIFTILSALFAIIVTVFLSKGIMRRKEGTPEMIEIAQAIRVGAKAYLVRQYKGVSIFFAIVFVLLLILTTLGYMSIFVPFAFIVGGFFSALSGYIGMTIATNSSARTTSAAKNSINEALQVAFSSGLVMGLIVVGLALLFIGVGYSLVRWTYQTDINQIASIMVCFGMGASAQALFARVGGGIFTKGADVGADLVGKVESGIPEDDPRNPAVIADNVGDNVGDIAGMGADLYESYVGSILATMALAVTAGLGWKGISLPLAISALGILASVIGAFFVRVKEDATQANLLMALRKGLYGASIIVIIASYFAIATILPDYKRLFGSLICGVVAGLLIGFFTEYYTSDEYPPTKNVAKSSLTGHATVIIEGLATGMASTAIPVIIIVLATIGAFLSAGGFNNTEIGLYGIGLAGVGLLSTLGISLATDSYGPVADNAGGNAEMSHQPPFVRQRTDALDSLGNTTAATGKGFAIGSAALTTLALIAAFNQQVEMFGGNMDLSVMNVRLLAGIFIGAMYPMYFSSMAMRAVGRTAQDIVEEVRRQFKEIKGIMEGKAKPDYAKAVDICTRSAQREILVPSAITILLPIVVGLLLGTEALLGLLVGALTSGFVVAIMMANAGASWDNAKKHIEAGNFGGKGTDAHKAAVTGDTVGDPFKDTAGPSLNILIKLMSIVAIVFANFIVKNSLFK
- a CDS encoding NADP-dependent malic enzyme; the protein is MNNNVYEQSLLLHKKTKGKIALQSKVPLKDSNDLSLAYTPGVAEPCRKINADKSLVYDYTSKWNTVAVVSDGSAVLGLGNIGAEASLPVMEGKSILFKEFGGVDAFPICISSQKTEDIIQTVTLISPGFGGINLEDISAPRCFQIEQALIDTLDIPIFHDDQHGTAIVVLSALLNALKVVEKQLSEVKIVINGAGAAGIAVSKFIHFAGARKIMLCDTRGIICKDRKENMNFAKEDALKYLIPSKEGTLSDAMEQADVFIGLSGPDTVTGDMVKKMASGSIILALSNPVPEIMPEDAAKAGATVIGTGRSDMPNQINNLLAFPGIFRGVFDSRAKKITENMKLAASKAIAEYVPENKLNADYIMPSALDKVVPLKVAEKVAKAWLEEN
- the ruvX gene encoding Holliday junction resolvase RuvX, which produces MRILGLDIGDKRIGVAVSDEDKTLARGIENIVRDGSEVKKISHLIEKYKIESIVYGLPLRMDGSMSGQTEKSLALISLLQKTISIPFIPFDERLSSKQADSILLEANLSRKKRKKVIDKLAAQIILQNYLDSQRELKEDDF
- the folP gene encoding dihydropteroate synthase, with protein sequence MLKNVWKISDKVQLNTLSFKVMGVVNITDDSFYSKSRCKDIDTAVKTALRMAEEGADIIDVGGESTRPGSCRTLVEEEIKKVVPLIKLLSENLDIPISCDTYKAQVAEKAIEAGASIINDISAFSLDQNLLSVVKNTKCGYILMHMQGTPDNMQTTPYYNDVIKEILEFFEKKLNLMQDKGISPEKVVIDPGIGFGKRLEDNLKLIKQLDRFQKLGRPICVGTSRKSFIGKILNGVGTEERLEGSLASMVVAYIGGGRIFRTHDVKETVRVLRVTESILF
- a CDS encoding dipeptidase; the encoded protein is MKRINEVEWQAALDSLKPTQKELEHGLKLHYESVVFDSYSLGVYAEGSEEWRLKHNAAVQAKIDEGASAEEIADFNGDMRQIQNIVDKQAWEDYQAIFNASGVTCIFQNAAEENQLPLRTLRRVTRHTHITDFRKDFVIKAISPSEIIKAKKENKHALYFSSNAVPLLQRWNSTEEELDLIRLFFLLGIRMMHLTYNRRNEIGDGCAEAANGGLSDFGKIVVKELNRTGVIVDIAHSGWQTSKEAALTSSKPMVASHSGCVALNNHYRCKPDDVIKAIADTGGYIGICWVSSFLGGDCGLKAVVEHIDYVAKKFGPEHVAVGSDVTGTLKREPSPNFKLPEIKNYPRGRRGWQSLWPPPVSVVDKDKIAAAQPTFAWTNWPLITVGLVQKGYKDEDIQKIIGGNVLRVAKANLEGSAYVPAEQEL
- a CDS encoding class II aldolase/adducin family protein gives rise to the protein MEKSRRELTLYGKKIVEKGLVAGPGGNISVRVGEYVLLSPSGFFLDEVKEDEWVRVHLESGEIDGTLRPTCEISMHLGVYITRKDVNAIVHTHPSVTVGLISAGVELRPLFPDYVALLGKEIPIIDYVLPGSEKIRIEVSKSLETSNVVLLKNHGAVCVGETLKEAFTRSWLVEEVAKSVFVGCLTGKLRYLNKEEIEELENMEAEDYRKSLLKLRK
- the tyrS gene encoding tyrosine--tRNA ligase encodes the protein MKEIEKQLNIIKRNTVEVIEENELKNKIEKSLLTNIPLRVKYGIDPTSPDIHLGHTVPIKKLRELQILGHKIFFLIGDFTAKIGDPTGRNETRPILSDEDIKRNLLRYREQAGKILDLEKTEFVYNSSWLASLTLENMINLTSIFTIAQILERDDFSKRYKENKPIFMQEFLYPLLQGYDSFALNADIEVGATEQKFNLLAGRTIQESMGQSKQVVITMPILVGTDGKMKMSKSYCNHIPVEAEPSEMFGKIMSITDGVMEEYYRLLTSVKEEEFKPIISCDPRKAKAQLACEVLKEYFGEEKAKQAEKEFDRIFKEKQAPSVIPECCVKNEICDDAGTILIIDLICSTGLVSSRSEARRLVIQKAVKLDDVVINDPLERVKVEEGQILKVGKRKFAKIKLG
- a CDS encoding MBL fold metallo-hydrolase; translated protein: MVKNIKWLGHASIKVETEGKNVYIDPWKLKNYSNKADLILITHSHHDHFSPNDISKLTKKDTIIIGPADVIEKIAQKEKKVLLPGQTINLNWVTIEGVPSYNIDKAFHPKNNDWLGFILRCKESSIYIAGDTDFIPEMKDIKVDVAILPVGGTYTMNPKQASEATNTIKPKVVIPIHFGDVVGTIEDAKSFESMVKESKVEILKITE